From the genome of Rhodopirellula halodulae:
TACGACATACTTCCTTGATGTACCTGGCATCTCTGATCCTCCTGTACGAGATGCCGAGAGCATACAAAAGCATGACAATTAGAGATAGAGCAACTAGTAGGTCATGTCCCACATGACGAAGGGTGAAACGCAAGCGACTCGGTTCTGGCGAACACAAGCAACGCAACAACCTCTCTGTGTCCTACCGCCTCTGCGTCTTTGCTTTTGATTCACTCGACGCCGGGAAAACACAGCCAGACTGGCTGTGCTACGAACAAATGCCGTCGAGCAACCGGAGCAAGCACTCTTCGGCTGATGAGTTGGCTCGGATGGGATGTTGATCGGCAATTCGAGCTCGCACGCTTGACCGCGGAGCGACCCTCGACCCTCGACCCTCGACCCTCGACCCTCGACCCTCGACCCTCGACCCTCGACCCTCGACCCTCGACCCTCGACCCTCGACCCTCAGCCCTCAGCCCTCAGCCCTCAGCCCTCAGCCCTCAGCCCTCAGCCCTCAGCCCTCAGCCCTCAGCCCTCAGCCCTCAGCCCTCAGCCCTCAGCCCACCACCGTGGGCTCCGGTTCGCGGAGTTCCGCCAGCTCATCCAATAAACCAGACCATTCACCAGAGATTTGGGTTTGCCCCCAATCCGCGGCCACCATCACGCTGTTGATCCCAGAGCCGATGCCCAGCATCGCGGTCCGGTCGCCGCCTTGCAGTTCTCCCGTCGCCGCAGCGGCGGCGACGGTCAACGGCAACGCCACGGACCCCGTGTTGCCAAGTGCCGGGAACGTGATGATGTCTCGTTCTTCCGGAAGCCCCATGGCTTCCAACATGCCCACACGGTGTCTCGAACCCACTTGGTGACAAACCGTGCGATCGATCTCGTCCCGCGTCCAACCTGAGTCCGCCAACAAATCCGACAACGCGGCGACGCCCGTGGCGATGCCTTCGGCCATCAAGGTTTCGGAATCGGTTTCCATCAAAGGCTGCATGGCTGCCCCCGCTGTGTCTTGATCGCTGCGGCACAGATCGTGATGCGCCGTGTTGGCCTGAGCGATCCCGTTGGCAAACGAAGTCGCCCCGGGAGCCAAATCGCGATGCGTCAGCAACCAAGCACAACTGCCCGAGCCAATGGTCAAGGACGCAAACGCTGGCTTGACCGTCTTTCGTGTGAGCTGGGTGTCCGCGTTCAGTGCCGCCAACGTGGCTTCCATCAGCGGACGGCTGTTTTCCGTCCCAACCACCAAACCGGCCTTGATCATGCCGGACTGAATCATGGTCGCGATCTGAATGGCCCCGTTGAGAACACCCAAACACGCGTTGGAAACGTCGTAGACCCAACATTGTGGTCCAAGACCCAACTCGTGATGCACACGCGACGCCGTGGCGGGCTCCAGAAAGTCACGGCAAACGCTGGCGTGAATCAGCGCACCAATCTGGGTCGGATCGATCCCAGCCGCTTCGATCGCGTGCTTGCCGCTTTGAATGCTGGGGCCGCTGGGCGCCGTTCCTGGCTCCCAAACTCGGCGGCTAGCGATCCCGCTCATCATCGCCAAACGCCCCTCAGGGAGCTTCAAACGCGTGTAAAGCGGTTCCAAATCGCGTTCAATCTGTTCGCTGGTCCAGCGAGCGGTGGGGATGGTGACACCAATCGATGCCAGCGATACGTCAGAGAAGTGCACGAAATGGTCCTTCGGATCCCGGTGGAGTGTCAATTTGGGCAGCCGCAGGTTACCAAATCCGACGTTTCGCACGAATCACCCGGATGCTGGAAATCACGTTCATGAAGGGCTCCCGGGCCGATTGCCACGTCACTTCCGTTGCGGGACAGCCAGCAGCACAGGCATCCACACCGCCGCTA
Proteins encoded in this window:
- a CDS encoding 3-oxoacyl-ACP synthase III, coding for MHFSDVSLASIGVTIPTARWTSEQIERDLEPLYTRLKLPEGRLAMMSGIASRRVWEPGTAPSGPSIQSGKHAIEAAGIDPTQIGALIHASVCRDFLEPATASRVHHELGLGPQCWVYDVSNACLGVLNGAIQIATMIQSGMIKAGLVVGTENSRPLMEATLAALNADTQLTRKTVKPAFASLTIGSGSCAWLLTHRDLAPGATSFANGIAQANTAHHDLCRSDQDTAGAAMQPLMETDSETLMAEGIATGVAALSDLLADSGWTRDEIDRTVCHQVGSRHRVGMLEAMGLPEERDIITFPALGNTGSVALPLTVAAAAATGELQGGDRTAMLGIGSGINSVMVAADWGQTQISGEWSGLLDELAELREPEPTVVG